In Bacteroides cellulosilyticus, the genomic stretch CGGTGATGTCGGTTCGGTTAGTATCGCTTTTATTCTTCTTTTCTTGATAGGTAAGCTAATTCTGACGACCGGAGATTTCAGCTGGATAATCCTGTTATCCGTTTATGGTGTCGATAGTGTCCTGACTATCATTCATCGTCTGATGCTTCATGAGAATATTGGTTTGCCTCATCGGAAACACATGTATCAGTTGATGGCGAATGAATTGAATATGTCTCATGTGATGGTAGCGTTGATTTATATGGCAGCACAAGCAGTTATAATAATGGGATATATTAGATATCTAAATTATGGCTATGCATTTTTGCTATGTACTATTCTGCTACTTGGCTTGGTTTATATTTGTTTTATGAAAAAGTTCTTTAGATTGCATCAATCTGTTTAGAATCAGCTGATTATAAATTAGTGATAGGAAACAGCTCCCGGTGGGCTGTTTTCTTTGTTTATGTGTGTATATATCCTCACCTTTGCATCGTTGATCAACACAAGAATAAATAAAAACGAAGTTGAATTAAAATGTAAAAGGAGGAAGATTATGCCTTTATTGTATTATGCGAGACAATCGCAGTTGAAAACGAAAGATGGGGTTAAGCAATGGCACCTGACACTAAAGAAGATAGGTAGGGCTGTAAGTTTGCAACAGTTGGGAGAGATGGTGGCTGAAAAGTGTTCGGCAACACCGGGTGATGTGCACAATGTGATCAGAAACCTGATGTCGGTGATGCGGATGCAGTTATTGAACAGCCGTACTGTCCGTCTGGATGGACTGGGGACATTTACCGTGATGGCGCGGACACGCGGCAAGGGGGTAGATAATGAGAAAGATGTAAATCCGAATCAGGTGACATCCCTGCACTTCATGTTTACTCCCGAATATACCCGTCCGGCAGCTTTGGGAACTACCCGTACATTGTGGCAGGGCGTTGAATTTGAGAAGTGGACCGGTGTGAATGGTTCTGCCGGTGATGAAGAAGATCCGGATAATGGCGGTGGTGGAAATTCCGGCAGCGGAGGAGGACTTGATGAAAATCCTCTGGGATAGATTCATTGAAACACAAAGTAATTAACATGAAAAAGACAGCTTGGGATAAGATTTTGAAAATAGTGATAGCCGTAGCATCGGCTGTATTGGGGGCTTTAGGAGCCAATGCAATGAATATGTAGCGAAGAGCGCATATATGTAGAAGAACAGAGGGCATATTAGGAATCTTCCTAATGTACCCTCTTTTTATAGATTATCCTTGATATCCTGCAATTCCACCAGCTTATTCACAATAGCGTAAATGGTGAGACCTGCCGGAGAATGTATTTGCAGTTTACGGGCGATGTTCCGACGGTGGGTAATGACAGTGTGGATGGAGAGGTAAAGTTGGTCGGCAATGGCTTTATTGGTCATGCCTTTCACAACGCAGGTTATTATTTCTTTTTCACGCTGGCTGAGCGTTTCCTGCTCGTTTTCTTTCTCCTCTTCTTCTTCAGTGCAAAGCAATTGGTTTATTTTCGTGGCAATTGTTTCTGTGTCGTCACAGATGGATAGATGGTCATCGTACTCTTTTAATGAATTGCTATCAATGACGGAACACACAAGCGCGAGATATTTAGTCTCCGCTTTGCCGTTTTCCGCTTTGAATGTAGCAATGTCAAACCACCCGCCGAAGGTTGGATTGACAATGAGAATATCCGGTGTGTTCAAGTGGATGTAGCTTTGCAGAGATTCCGGAGAAGAGACTTCTATTGGATGTACATTCAGGTTGGGCAAGCGCTTTAGTACTGCTGTAAGCCCACTACGAATAATAACTGAAGTCTCCGCAACTGCTATTTTTATAGAAGAGGCATTATTGTTCATTTTTCAATCTCCTTTCCAATTGTGCCACAGCAGGAACAAACATGTAGTCTTCTACCTGGCAGTGTGAAGCAAGGTCATGTTCGCAGTTGAAGATATCGAAAAGAACGGCGTTGAGCTTGTTGTTATTCTCTTTTTCCGGATAATATTTAATGATGATATTTTTCAGCTCTGTCAACTTGGTCTCTATCTGATTGTGTTTGCTGGCAAAGGTTGCTATGTCGTAATTCTCGGCAAGCTTGCCTTCCAGTAGTTTTTCTACATAGGTAAACACAGCCTCGTTTTCATACTCCATATGACGGCGTACTTCTTTGGCATATTCATCGAAGAATTTTAAAATGAGATAGGCTATGTTGTCAGTGCCTGAGCAGTCAATGGACTCGATAAGTTTACGGCGAATGACTGGTAACTT encodes the following:
- a CDS encoding HU family DNA-binding protein encodes the protein MPLLYYARQSQLKTKDGVKQWHLTLKKIGRAVSLQQLGEMVAEKCSATPGDVHNVIRNLMSVMRMQLLNSRTVRLDGLGTFTVMARTRGKGVDNEKDVNPNQVTSLHFMFTPEYTRPAALGTTRTLWQGVEFEKWTGVNGSAGDEEDPDNGGGGNSGSGGGLDENPLG
- a CDS encoding smalltalk protein; the encoded protein is MKKTAWDKILKIVIAVASAVLGALGANAMNM
- a CDS encoding response regulator transcription factor; amino-acid sequence: MNNNASSIKIAVAETSVIIRSGLTAVLKRLPNLNVHPIEVSSPESLQSYIHLNTPDILIVNPTFGGWFDIATFKAENGKAETKYLALVCSVIDSNSLKEYDDHLSICDDTETIATKINQLLCTEEEEEKENEQETLSQREKEIITCVVKGMTNKAIADQLYLSIHTVITHRRNIARKLQIHSPAGLTIYAIVNKLVELQDIKDNL
- a CDS encoding hemerythrin domain-containing protein, translated to MNEPHKYRATDKMSDLICDNYSLLMVMSRFGLSLGFGDKSVKDVCEAQGVDYRTFLAVANFISEEQYAYTYSEDEDAFSIPALMDYLKQAHTYFLDFKLPVIRRKLIESIDCSGTDNIAYLILKFFDEYAKEVRRHMEYENEAVFTYVEKLLEGKLAENYDIATFASKHNQIETKLTELKNIIIKYYPEKENNNKLNAVLFDIFNCEHDLASHCQVEDYMFVPAVAQLERRLKNEQ